The Plodia interpunctella isolate USDA-ARS_2022_Savannah chromosome 8, ilPloInte3.2, whole genome shotgun sequence genome window below encodes:
- the Tango4 gene encoding pleiotropic regulator 1 produces the protein MSDDVIKHSVHTLVFRSLKRSHDMFLANQGMLPPIDEKAEKILRSVKARDSYGQVMAAVQKAQATKQLENMSRPEIPLDTEMAESAALGSDGAMLPYTGPAVAASPAPPAGALTVLPKKAPAMPKPKWHAPWKLFRVISGHLGWVRCVAVEPGNEWFATGAADRVIKIWDLASGKLKVSLTGHVSTVRGLEVSPRHPYLFSCGEDRQVKCWDLEYNKVIRHYHGHLSAVYTLSLHPTIDVLVTAGRDATARVWDMRTKANVHTLTGHTDTIATLACQAAEPQIITGSHDSTIRLWDLAAGKSICTLTNHKKSVRAIVIHPTLYTFASASPDNIKQWKCPEGKFIQNLSGHNAIVNCMAVNPEGVLVSGGDNGTMYCWDWRTGYNFQRLQAAVQPGSMDSEAGIFAMTFDQSGSRLITTEADKTIKIYREDESASEETHPINWRPEILKRRKF, from the exons ATGTCTGATGATGTTATCAAGCATTCAGTGCACACCCTGGTGTTTAGATCTTTGAAGCGGTCTCACGACATGTTTCTAGCTAACCAGGGCATGCTGCCGCCTATAGATGAAAAAGC tgaaAAGATCCTCAGATCAGTAAAGGCCCGTGACAGTTATGGACAGGTGATGGCAGCAGTACAGAAAGCCCAAGCAACCAAGCAATTGGAGAATATGAGCAGACCGGAAATTCCTTTAGACACag aaATGGCAGAATCAGCGGCCCTAGGCTCGGACGGGGCAATGCTGCCGTACACGGGGCCAGCCGTGGCGGCGTCGCCTGCGCCGCCCGCGGGCGCGCTCACGGTGCTGCCGAAGAAGGCGCCCGCCATGCCCAAGCCCAAGTGGCACGCGCCCTGGAAGCTGTTCAGGGTGATATCTGGACATCTCGGGTGGGTGCGGTGTGTTGCTGTTGAACCGGGGAATGAATGGTTTGCAACTG GTGCAGCAGACAGAGTAATCAAAATCTGGGATTTAGCGAGCGGCAAGCTGAAAGTGTCCCTGACTGGTCATGTCAGTACTGTAAGAG GTTTGGAAGTGTCACCAAGACATCCATATTTATTCAGCTGTGGTGAAGACAGACAAGTCAAATGTTGGGACTTGGAATATAACAAG GTGATCCGCCATTACCACGGGCACCTGTCAGCCGTGTACACGCTGTCGCTGCACCCCACCATCGACGTGCTGGTGACGGCGGGACGCGACGCCACCGCGCGCGTGTGGGACATGAGGACCAAGGCCAACGTCCACACGCTGACGGGACACACTGACACTATCGCTACTTTGGCGTGCCAGGCGGCTGAACCGCAG ATAATCACAGGCTCCCACGACTCGACAATCCGTCTCTGGGACTTGGCCGCCGGCAAATCCATCTGCACACTGACCAACCACAAAAAATCTGTCCGCGCCATCGTCATCCACCCCACATTGTACACATTCGCCTCAGCCTCCCCGGACAATATCAAACAATGGAAGTGCCCTGAAGGGAAGTTTATACAGAATCTGTCCGGACATAACGCTATAGTGAACTGTATGGCGGTGAATCCTGAAGGAGTGTTGGTTAGTGGAGGGGATAACGGGACTATGTATTGCTGGGATTGGCGGACGGGGTATAACTTCCAGAGATTACag GCGGCAGTCCAGCCGGGGTCGATGGACTCCGAAGCGGGTATATTCGCGATGACCTTCGACCAATCAGGGTCCCGGCTGATCACAACGGAGGCTGACAAGACCATCAAGATCTATAGAGAAGACGAGTCGGCTTCGGAGGAGACCCATCCTATCAACTGGCGACCGGAGATACTGAAGAGAAGGAAATTCTAA
- the LOC128671719 gene encoding uncharacterized protein LOC128671719 isoform X1 — MTCGAECLSIGPPPDSILHMPPPPLPAFLASAANLTPPCRASKCPPLQNTEENSLFPGVEYHELPRHEPAGSDDTWFLVLITCCIAVLCIAALLALFLLKCREFLFTRARGGCKTGTGKAGGSNALYGGAALDSRVLWAALTPRGTRHFVADTYPHDETEDHHYECVEPPLYKLGPPEDLAITRHFNVEYEDPAPLIENYSERTEEYFRNGMDTLRRGRPLVSSPTRIERPNLPPLNLQPRTLRRAPHSRRVSDANNPEKSAI, encoded by the exons ATGACGTGCGGGGCAGAATGCCTGTCCATCGGTCCACCACCAGACTCGATCCTGCACATGCCGCCACCGCCGCTGCCAGCCTTCTTGGCAAGCGCTGCGAACCTCACGCCGCCGTGCCGCGCGTCCAAATGTCCTCCTCTGCAAAATACTGAAGAAAACTCGCTGTTCCCAGGCGTGGAGTACCACGAACTGCCGAGGCATG AGCCAGCTGGGAGTGACGACACTTGGTTCTTAGTTCTCATCACGTGCTGTATCGCTGTTCTTTGCATCGCTGCCCTTCTAGCCCTGTTCCTCCTCAAATGCAGAGA ATTTCTCTTCACCAGGGCTCGAGGAGGCTGCAAAACTGGAACAGGCAAGGCTGGCGGATCCAATGCATTATATGGAGGCGCCGCGTTAGACTCGCGAGTCTTATGGGCAGCTTTGACTCCACGAGGCACGCGACACTTCGTCGCCGACACATACCCACACGACGAAACGGAAGACCACCATTACGAATGTGTCGAACCCCCTTTATATAAGCTCGGGCCGCCAGAAGACCTGGCTATTACTCGACATTTCAATGTGGAATACGAGGATCCAGCGCCATTGATTGAAAATTACAGCGAACGCACAGAAGAGTACTTCAGAAACGGGATGGATACGTTGCGACGAGGGCGCCCTCTCGTTTCATCTCCTACAAGAATCGAACGGCCTAATCTTCCTCCTCTCAACCTACAGCCTCGCACCCTGCGAAGGGCTCCCCACTCGCGCCGAGTCAGTGATGCCAACAATCCGGAGAAATCGGCCATCTGA
- the LOC128671719 gene encoding uncharacterized protein LOC128671719 isoform X2: protein MTCGAECLSIGPPPDSILHMPPPPLPAFLASAANLTPPCRASKCPPLQNTEENSLFPGVEYHELPRHEPAGSDDTWFLVLITCCIAVLCIAALLALFLLKCREARGGCKTGTGKAGGSNALYGGAALDSRVLWAALTPRGTRHFVADTYPHDETEDHHYECVEPPLYKLGPPEDLAITRHFNVEYEDPAPLIENYSERTEEYFRNGMDTLRRGRPLVSSPTRIERPNLPPLNLQPRTLRRAPHSRRVSDANNPEKSAI, encoded by the exons ATGACGTGCGGGGCAGAATGCCTGTCCATCGGTCCACCACCAGACTCGATCCTGCACATGCCGCCACCGCCGCTGCCAGCCTTCTTGGCAAGCGCTGCGAACCTCACGCCGCCGTGCCGCGCGTCCAAATGTCCTCCTCTGCAAAATACTGAAGAAAACTCGCTGTTCCCAGGCGTGGAGTACCACGAACTGCCGAGGCATG AGCCAGCTGGGAGTGACGACACTTGGTTCTTAGTTCTCATCACGTGCTGTATCGCTGTTCTTTGCATCGCTGCCCTTCTAGCCCTGTTCCTCCTCAAATGCAGAGA GGCTCGAGGAGGCTGCAAAACTGGAACAGGCAAGGCTGGCGGATCCAATGCATTATATGGAGGCGCCGCGTTAGACTCGCGAGTCTTATGGGCAGCTTTGACTCCACGAGGCACGCGACACTTCGTCGCCGACACATACCCACACGACGAAACGGAAGACCACCATTACGAATGTGTCGAACCCCCTTTATATAAGCTCGGGCCGCCAGAAGACCTGGCTATTACTCGACATTTCAATGTGGAATACGAGGATCCAGCGCCATTGATTGAAAATTACAGCGAACGCACAGAAGAGTACTTCAGAAACGGGATGGATACGTTGCGACGAGGGCGCCCTCTCGTTTCATCTCCTACAAGAATCGAACGGCCTAATCTTCCTCCTCTCAACCTACAGCCTCGCACCCTGCGAAGGGCTCCCCACTCGCGCCGAGTCAGTGATGCCAACAATCCGGAGAAATCGGCCATCTGA
- the Tbcb gene encoding tubulin-folding cofactor B has translation MDAIEVITQDFVNVHITKSETETSAPVERRFKKGISILDFKTKLELVTGGNAATMKLKLFDSKNNFVCDIDNNDALLGSYPIDDGMRIHVIDKFALVRDFDGSDSAERFRLSEEEYEKKGDTLRAFLQRNRLGKYNEEEMTKLREQQQKELEEEARLAEAVLVGARCEVRVPQLGARRAVVRYNGPLDGAKGLWIGVQYDEPRGKNDGSVNGKRYFTCPPKYGGFVKPVYVTVGDFPEEECNLDDEI, from the exons ATGGATGCTATTGAAGTTATCACTCAAGACTTTGTCAATGTGCACATAACAAAGTCAGAAACCGAAACATCAGCGCCGGTTGAGAGGAGATTCAAGAAGGGAATCTCTATCCTAGACTTCAAG ACAAAACTGGAGTTGGTGACTGGGGGAAATGCTGCCACAATGAAGCTAAAGCTGTTTGATTCCAAAAACAACTTTGTCTGTGACATAGACAACAATGATGCTCTTTTGGGTTCTTATCCCATTGATGACGGCATGAGGATCCATGTTATTGACAAGTTTGCACTTGTTAGAGACTTTGACGGGTCAGATAGTGCTGaaag atTCCGGCTATCAGAGGAAGAGTATGAGAAGAAGGGCGACACACTGCGAGCATTCTTACAGCGCAACCGACTGGGCAAGTACAATGAGGAGGAGATGACCAAGCTCCGAGAGCAGCAGCAGAAGGAGCTTGAGGAAGAAGCCAG ACTAGCGGAGGCCGTGTTGGTGGGCGCGCGCTGCGAGGTGCGCGTGCCGCAGCTGGGCGCGCGGCGCGCGGTGGTGCGCTACAACGGGCCGCTGGACGGCGCCAAGGGGCTCTGGATCGGCGTGCAGTACGACGAGCCCCGGGGCAAGAATGATGGCTC TGTAAACGGCAAACGCTACTTCACCTGCCCTCCAAAATATGGAGGCTTCGTCAAACCCGTTTACGTCACAGTAGGGGACTTCCCCGAAGAGGAGTGCAATTTGGACGACGAGATATGA